The Medicago truncatula cultivar Jemalong A17 chromosome 4, MtrunA17r5.0-ANR, whole genome shotgun sequence genome includes a region encoding these proteins:
- the LOC11425575 gene encoding vesicle-associated protein 3-1 produces the protein MGEPVSVVKLKNQEDSLYLQIHPQELHFPFELKKQISISFQMSNKSDNYLAFKVKTTIPEKYCVRPNNGVVLPRSTCDIQVTMQAQKKAPPNMHCIDKFLIQSIVAKPGATTEDITSEMFFQDSGYKVEMCKLRVVYDAPPPNLPSPAQASEFDLLDIQAKDQISKLTMEINDGNEKNKKLQQELNIRKRMDKDECCIL, from the exons ATGGGAGAACCAGTTTCTGTTGTTAAATTGAAGAATCAAGAAGATAGTTTATACCTTCAGATACATCCTCAAGAGCTACACTTTCCAT TTGAATTGAAAAAACAGATCTCAATCTCTTTCCAGATGTCTAACAAGTCTGATAATTATCTGGCTTTCAAG GTTAAGACTACAATTCCTGAGAAATATTGTGTTAGGCCTAATAATGGAGTAGTGTTGCCTAGGTCTACTTGTGATATTCAAG TTACAATGCAAGCTCAAAAGAAGGCACCTCCTAACATGCATTGCATCGATAAGTTTCTCATTCAAAGCATAGTTGCAAAGCCTGGTGCAACCACAGAAGATATCACTTCAGAAATG TTTTTTCAAGATTCCGGATATAAGGTTGAAATGTGCAAATTGAGAGTTGTTTATGATGCTCCTCCTCCTAACCTACCATCACCAGCTCAAGCATCAGAATTTGATTTATTAGATATTCAG gcAAAAGACCAAATTTCAAAGTTAACTATGGAGATAAATGATggtaatgagaaaaataaaaagcttCAGCAAGAACTG AATATTAGGAAGCGTATGGACAAAGACGAATGTTGCATACTGTAG
- the LOC11429695 gene encoding albumin-1 — translation MAYAKLPLLVLFLLATFFAVFPMKKVEACESHLCWAWQPDKVCYSGSEREPGCYCHPETFLNGFCRDYISEHDMMKKMEEDPNLCQSHADCKKKGSGSFCARNPNTDIKYGWCFLSGSHAQTAFRNALNSEFENLSLKMPSEVST, via the exons ATGGCTTATGCTAAACTCCCTCTTTTGGTCCTTTTCTTGCTTGCCACATTCT TTGCTGTGTTTCCTATGAAGAAGGTAGAAGCTTGTGAAAGTCATCTTTGTTGGGCATGGCAACCGGATAAAGTATGTTACAGTGGGTCAGAACGTGAACCGGGTTGTTACTGCCACCCCGAAACATTTCTGAATGGATTTTGCAGAGATTACATATCTGAACATGatatgatgaagaagatggagGAAGATCCTAACTTATGCCAGTCTCATGCCGACTGCAAGAAGAAAGGAAGTGGAAGCTTTTGCGCTCGTAATCCAAACACAGATATTAAATATGGCTGGTGTTTTCTCTCTGGATCTCATGCACAAACTGCATTCAGGAATGCCCTTAACTCTGAATTCGAAAACCTATCCTTGAAGATGCCCTCAGAAGTTTCCACTTAA